A single window of Granulicella mallensis MP5ACTX8 DNA harbors:
- a CDS encoding DUF4350 domain-containing protein has protein sequence MNLGEGKSDRKLLLILTGIMVVLIAGVSILSPTAADKDPRPTSYNAAPGGAKAAYLILEDLAHSQGRSISRWKQPLHELSNLQADRTTLILAEPRYAATDRNTFAADIKSFLEHGGRVLTTDSAGALLLPGGAVKPRGMLRGGLCESTPEGPGALARSGQVEFDEHDQWDGEGPQYRVQQRCGADAVVVSYAVGKGEALWWTSASPLSNSGLKHDANLRLLLASVGEGRDMVFDESLHEEIIPSLWDTAKGLPLGWLSLQAIALFVLLVLSFSRRRGPLRMPVTLPRSSPVEFAESMGDLYEKGRATSAATEAARRRLLRLLTREAGVSQAAVQQGPEAIAEALQTRLGNEVKTLAATIAAHLRDAEDVRRTSISAHSALTLVQALNGDAEAVRAKLRVGERAIA, from the coding sequence ATGAACCTGGGCGAAGGCAAGAGCGACCGCAAGCTGCTGCTGATCCTCACCGGAATCATGGTGGTGCTGATCGCGGGAGTCAGCATCCTGTCGCCCACCGCCGCGGACAAAGACCCGCGTCCGACCAGCTACAACGCCGCTCCTGGCGGAGCCAAAGCAGCCTACCTGATCCTCGAAGATCTCGCGCACTCCCAGGGACGTTCCATCTCGCGCTGGAAGCAGCCCCTGCATGAGCTGTCCAATCTGCAGGCCGACCGCACAACACTGATCCTGGCGGAGCCGCGCTATGCCGCGACCGATAGAAATACGTTTGCTGCGGATATCAAAAGCTTTCTGGAGCACGGCGGGCGCGTTCTCACCACCGACTCCGCCGGTGCTCTGCTGCTGCCGGGCGGTGCCGTCAAGCCTCGCGGCATGTTGCGTGGAGGATTGTGCGAAAGTACTCCCGAAGGCCCCGGAGCGCTTGCCCGCAGCGGTCAGGTAGAGTTCGACGAGCACGATCAATGGGACGGCGAAGGACCGCAGTATCGCGTGCAGCAACGCTGCGGCGCTGACGCCGTCGTCGTGAGCTACGCCGTCGGCAAAGGCGAGGCCCTATGGTGGACCTCCGCCTCGCCGCTGAGCAACAGCGGGCTCAAGCACGATGCCAATCTGCGGCTGCTGCTGGCCAGCGTCGGTGAGGGGCGCGATATGGTCTTCGACGAATCGCTGCACGAAGAGATCATTCCCTCCCTGTGGGACACGGCCAAGGGCCTTCCCTTGGGCTGGCTTTCCTTACAGGCGATAGCCCTGTTCGTCCTGCTGGTGTTGAGTTTCAGCCGCAGGCGCGGTCCACTGCGGATGCCGGTAACTCTCCCGCGCAGTTCGCCGGTGGAGTTCGCCGAGTCCATGGGCGATCTCTACGAAAAAGGCCGGGCCACCAGTGCGGCAACCGAAGCCGCTCGCCGCAGACTGCTGCGCTTACTGACGCGTGAGGCCGGAGTCTCACAGGCTGCGGTACAGCAAGGCCCGGAGGCCATCGCCGAGGCATTGCAGACGCGCCTCGGAAACGAGGTCAAAACTTTAGCGGCGACGATTGCCGCACATCTGCGCGATGCCGAAGACGTGCGGCGAACATCCATCTCGGCCCACAGCGCCCTGACACTGGTTCAGGCTCTAAACGGAGACGCCGAAGCCGTACGGGCGAAGCTCCGAGTCGGAGAGCGGGCGATCGCATGA
- a CDS encoding DUF58 domain-containing protein yields MQTLIPQPATAPAKPLGKTGRVLGFGLTPLALLLIAAGLLMAIPAFFHIRRIGFMLGWDALLALLILIDALRLPRPEDFTITRSFIDSPQLGQPTRIELAVRMESDAVLDVRLVDDLHSALVAAPTEQRLEVFPREEVVSAATIYPSQRGDFALGRVFLRYRGAFRLVERWAAAEPVVKTLGGDDPHKPQRVRVFPAHEDSRERTQFYLLRARQIEMQKRKLRLRGGGREFESMRDYQQGDELRNVSWTATARRGKLVTRQFTVERSQQVWMVLDAGRLSRTAFEVKRDSTEVFAETTAEREAAHLLTVTQLDQAATAATMLAQVINGSGDKFGLMAYGRDVQQLLPPGAGASHVRLMIDLLSQTRSETSEADHLNAVARLKTAQRRRGLIVWITELVDSAGRPELVTAASELVRRHLVVLVLLKHPELDELAARTPKTTSEMFHTAAAQEMLERRRETIAQLERQGVLIVETTAAEVGMRAVSKYLEVKASGLL; encoded by the coding sequence ATGCAGACACTGATCCCACAACCCGCGACCGCACCGGCCAAGCCACTGGGCAAGACAGGCCGCGTGCTCGGCTTCGGTCTCACTCCGCTCGCGCTGCTCTTGATCGCGGCGGGGCTGCTCATGGCTATCCCCGCGTTCTTCCACATCCGCCGGATCGGGTTCATGCTCGGGTGGGACGCGCTGCTGGCCCTGCTCATCTTGATCGACGCCCTGCGGCTTCCCCGCCCCGAAGACTTCACCATCACCCGCAGCTTCATCGACTCGCCGCAGCTTGGACAGCCCACCCGCATCGAGCTCGCGGTCCGGATGGAGTCCGACGCCGTACTCGACGTGCGCCTGGTGGACGACCTGCACTCCGCACTCGTAGCCGCTCCCACAGAACAGCGCCTCGAAGTCTTTCCACGCGAAGAGGTCGTCAGCGCGGCAACGATCTATCCCAGCCAGCGCGGTGACTTCGCCCTCGGGCGCGTCTTCCTGCGCTATCGCGGAGCCTTCCGTCTGGTTGAGCGCTGGGCAGCCGCGGAACCTGTCGTCAAAACGCTCGGTGGCGACGATCCGCACAAGCCGCAGCGAGTACGCGTTTTTCCCGCACACGAAGACAGTCGCGAGCGCACGCAGTTTTACCTGCTGCGCGCCCGCCAGATCGAGATGCAGAAGCGCAAACTGCGTCTGCGCGGCGGAGGCCGCGAGTTTGAGAGTATGCGCGACTATCAGCAGGGCGACGAGCTGCGCAACGTCTCGTGGACGGCCACCGCCCGCCGCGGCAAGCTCGTCACACGCCAGTTCACAGTGGAACGGTCACAACAGGTCTGGATGGTACTCGATGCCGGACGCCTCTCCCGCACAGCGTTTGAAGTCAAACGAGATTCCACAGAAGTCTTCGCCGAAACCACCGCCGAACGCGAAGCGGCGCATCTCCTGACCGTCACGCAGCTCGACCAGGCCGCGACAGCAGCAACGATGCTCGCCCAGGTCATCAACGGCTCGGGCGACAAGTTCGGCCTGATGGCCTATGGCCGGGACGTGCAACAGCTCCTGCCTCCGGGTGCGGGCGCGTCGCACGTGCGGCTGATGATCGACCTGCTAAGCCAGACGCGCAGTGAAACCTCAGAGGCCGACCATCTGAACGCCGTGGCCCGTCTGAAGACCGCGCAACGCAGACGCGGCCTGATCGTCTGGATCACCGAACTGGTCGACAGCGCCGGCCGTCCTGAACTCGTAACCGCCGCCTCGGAGTTAGTGCGGCGGCATCTGGTAGTTCTGGTACTACTCAAACACCCCGAGCTGGACGAACTCGCTGCCCGCACTCCCAAAACGACTAGCGAGATGTTCCACACAGCCGCCGCTCAGGAGATGCTCGAACGCCGCCGCGAGACCATCGCGCAACTGGAACGGCAAGGGGTACTGATCGTCGAAACTACCGCAGCCGAAGTCGGTATGCGCGCCGTAAGCAAGTACCTCGAGGTCAAGGCATCAGGCCTGCTGTAG
- a CDS encoding RDD family protein: MSTFERIGFEDQLNIDTPEQVDLRFNVAGIGSRFVALLLDMLAISAVYLIEFFGILAFASTVPHVSGHTNLDTAGKWVLALFIFFQFLLYWGYFALFEAFWQGQTLGKRVMKLRVIKDSGRQITFFEALARNLLRIVDYMPALYLVGVITMVCNKRNKRLGDFAAGTLVVHERMDEQPLLYQTSTTILAPTALPMQTPWQQSVPSLFPADAIARLNTQDLLIIDTFFARMLDLPMETRATMAYRIAGQMATKMGQPLPEGNPERILESIAYQMRGSGRGF, encoded by the coding sequence ATGTCGACTTTCGAGAGAATCGGCTTCGAGGATCAGCTTAACATTGACACACCGGAACAGGTGGACCTGCGTTTCAATGTGGCTGGCATTGGCAGCCGTTTCGTGGCGCTCCTATTGGATATGCTGGCAATCTCCGCCGTCTATCTGATCGAATTCTTTGGCATTCTGGCATTCGCCTCCACGGTTCCGCACGTTAGCGGGCACACCAATCTGGATACGGCGGGCAAGTGGGTTCTTGCCCTGTTCATCTTTTTCCAGTTCCTGCTGTACTGGGGCTACTTCGCGCTGTTTGAGGCCTTCTGGCAGGGACAGACGCTGGGCAAGCGCGTCATGAAGCTGCGCGTCATCAAAGACTCCGGACGGCAGATCACCTTCTTCGAGGCACTCGCACGCAATCTACTGCGCATCGTCGACTACATGCCCGCGCTCTACCTGGTCGGCGTGATCACCATGGTCTGCAACAAACGCAACAAGCGGCTGGGTGACTTCGCAGCCGGCACGCTGGTCGTGCACGAGCGCATGGACGAGCAGCCCCTGCTCTACCAGACCAGCACGACGATCCTGGCTCCCACGGCCCTGCCCATGCAAACCCCGTGGCAGCAGAGCGTGCCATCGCTCTTCCCTGCCGATGCTATTGCACGCCTGAACACCCAGGACCTGCTGATCATCGACACCTTCTTCGCGCGCATGCTCGATCTACCGATGGAGACCAGGGCAACCATGGCCTACCGCATCGCCGGACAGATGGCCACGAAGATGGGCCAGCCCCTGCCAGAGGGCAACCCTGAGCGGATACTGGAGTCTATCGCGTACCAGATGCGCGGCAGCGGGCGGGGGTTTTAG
- a CDS encoding alpha/beta fold hydrolase, producing MYFEQTERLNIAFEREGASSGKTVFLLHGWPDAPVGWKQVAVTLQERGFGTVAPYLRGSYPTEFRSEETPRFAGAVAMAQDVIDLADKLGIERFSVVGHDWGARIAYTLAALFPERVQAIATLALAYQPRGEFHLGSFVQSKQFWYQFFQCTDAGAEAVRRDPVGFARIQWDTWSPAGWFAEEDFKSASRYFDRPDWAEITLNAYRSRYLQGEAVDPRYDELQARLRNIVELTVPTLMIQGGSDFCDLPLASEGQEKYFLNGYERIVLNGVGHFPHREAPAEVGDAILRWLSFI from the coding sequence ATGTATTTCGAACAGACGGAACGATTGAACATTGCCTTTGAGCGGGAAGGCGCTTCATCTGGAAAGACAGTATTCCTGCTCCATGGATGGCCTGACGCGCCGGTAGGCTGGAAGCAGGTCGCTGTGACGTTGCAGGAGCGTGGATTCGGGACGGTAGCGCCTTATTTGCGCGGATCGTATCCAACCGAGTTCAGATCGGAAGAGACGCCTCGATTTGCGGGAGCCGTTGCAATGGCTCAGGATGTGATTGATCTGGCGGACAAGCTGGGAATCGAGCGCTTTTCTGTCGTCGGACATGACTGGGGTGCGCGGATTGCTTACACCCTTGCAGCGCTCTTTCCAGAGCGTGTTCAGGCCATTGCCACACTTGCGCTGGCCTATCAACCGCGTGGTGAATTCCATTTAGGCAGCTTCGTTCAATCGAAGCAGTTCTGGTATCAATTCTTCCAATGCACAGACGCCGGGGCGGAAGCGGTTCGCCGCGATCCGGTGGGATTTGCCCGGATTCAATGGGACACCTGGAGTCCGGCGGGATGGTTTGCCGAGGAAGACTTCAAGAGTGCAAGCAGGTACTTCGACAGGCCGGACTGGGCAGAGATCACCCTGAATGCCTATCGGTCTCGATACCTTCAGGGTGAGGCCGTTGATCCTCGATACGATGAACTACAGGCAAGGTTGAGGAATATCGTGGAGCTCACCGTTCCGACCCTGATGATTCAGGGTGGCTCAGACTTTTGTGATCTACCTTTAGCTTCGGAAGGTCAGGAGAAATACTTTCTGAATGGCTATGAGCGAATTGTTTTAAACGGCGTTGGCCACTTTCCACATCGCGAAGCTCCCGCAGAGGTAGGCGATGCCATTCTTCGATGGCTGAGTTTTATTTGA
- a CDS encoding cupin domain-containing protein: MNTLPTPTAEQPTYNVLGVLLQFLATPEQINDPITLMRGTVPPGVIIPLHSHADPEVFYVLDGVLEVFQAEGPTAGWQTVTAGEVATIPGNIRHALRNTSSAPTTSITVSKQDLYNFFRELARPFDPSVPPAPPAPEEMQHFFQLAAKYKFWLASPAENAAIGISLA; the protein is encoded by the coding sequence ATGAACACCCTCCCCACCCCCACCGCCGAACAACCCACCTACAACGTTCTCGGAGTCCTGCTTCAGTTCCTCGCCACGCCCGAGCAGATCAACGACCCGATCACTCTCATGCGCGGCACCGTTCCCCCGGGAGTCATCATTCCGCTCCACAGCCACGCCGATCCCGAAGTCTTCTACGTGCTGGACGGCGTTCTCGAAGTCTTCCAGGCCGAAGGCCCGACCGCAGGCTGGCAAACCGTAACGGCTGGCGAGGTCGCTACGATCCCCGGCAACATCCGGCACGCCCTCCGCAACACCTCTTCTGCTCCAACGACCTCGATCACGGTGAGCAAGCAGGATCTCTACAACTTCTTCCGTGAACTCGCCCGGCCCTTCGATCCCTCCGTGCCTCCCGCACCGCCAGCTCCCGAGGAGATGCAGCACTTCTTTCAACTCGCGGCGAAGTATAAGTTCTGGCTCGCCTCCCCCGCCGAAAACGCAGCGATCGGCATCTCGCTCGCATAA
- a CDS encoding stage II sporulation protein M — protein MISNLWIDLRKNNWNRLDVLVRQVESHGVKSLDPAELRELGLLYRQGAADLSSARADRSSRALEQYLNRLVGRAHNYVYSGQRISAASVWRFFAYGYPRLLRRLSGYVTAATAVFLLAGLLGTLITILRPDFATMMLGPQMMDTIQQHKMWTDSVLSAKPQASSAIMTNNIGVCFITFAGGILAGLGTLFLLFNNGLEIAVVLTCCAQHHMALNLVSFMAAHGALEIPSIMIAGAAGLRLGAGILFPGMLRRREALALAGNEAVQLISGTIPLLIVAGTLEAFLSPTHAPMALKFAVCAVLFTGLVVWLSEGGRRQTEAKV, from the coding sequence ATGATCTCAAACCTCTGGATAGATCTTCGTAAGAATAACTGGAACCGGCTCGACGTGCTCGTCCGACAGGTCGAGAGCCATGGCGTGAAGTCGCTCGACCCTGCTGAGCTGCGCGAGCTGGGCCTGCTCTATCGCCAGGGCGCGGCGGACCTGAGCTCGGCGCGCGCCGACCGTAGCTCGCGGGCGCTGGAGCAGTATCTCAACCGGCTGGTGGGGCGTGCGCATAATTATGTCTACTCGGGGCAGCGCATCTCTGCTGCGAGCGTATGGCGGTTCTTTGCCTATGGCTATCCCCGGTTGCTGCGACGGCTGTCGGGCTATGTGACGGCGGCGACCGCTGTCTTTCTGCTGGCGGGGCTGCTGGGAACGCTGATTACGATCCTCCGTCCCGACTTCGCGACGATGATGCTCGGCCCGCAGATGATGGACACGATTCAGCAGCATAAAATGTGGACCGACAGCGTGCTGAGCGCGAAGCCACAGGCGTCGTCGGCGATTATGACGAACAATATCGGCGTCTGCTTCATAACGTTTGCCGGGGGGATTCTGGCGGGCCTCGGCACGCTGTTTCTGCTCTTCAACAATGGCCTGGAGATTGCGGTGGTGCTGACCTGCTGCGCTCAACACCATATGGCGCTCAACCTGGTGAGCTTCATGGCCGCGCACGGTGCGCTGGAGATTCCGAGCATCATGATCGCCGGGGCCGCCGGTCTGCGGCTCGGTGCGGGGATTCTGTTTCCGGGAATGCTGCGGCGGCGTGAGGCGCTGGCTTTGGCGGGTAACGAGGCGGTACAACTGATCTCGGGGACGATTCCTTTGCTGATCGTTGCGGGTACGCTCGAAGCCTTTCTCTCTCCGACTCATGCTCCCATGGCGCTTAAATTCGCGGTCTGCGCTGTGCTCTTTACGGGGCTGGTGGTGTGGTTGAGCGAAGGGGGAAGAAGGCAGACAGAAGCTAAAGTGTAG
- a CDS encoding S9 family peptidase → MERVYKFIAAAFVISLLPIANAQESHIPTVDELLNLRYVGSPALSPDGQYVAYEIEHPDWQSDNYAQELVVENLKTGKRAPVPSLEGVPGSPEWSPDGRWLAFVEHPKQGVGQIWIVPAEGSVAWQVSKSATDVGLFHWSADSKHIAFLTTQRDHAVNGRAERFGSFEVVGKDYQQTQLWSVDLEAASGHIAAQVPRVLVSSPAFSIADFSWSPDSTMIAFTAAGTPLLTAYSSQDIYLLDRTKGNEVRKIVGLPSPDFSPIFSPDGKKIAFLTWLGQRDFFYSNVHIVTVDVEDAWQRPVTAAAAVRDVTARFDENPSLLGWSGNSLYFSAEQKTSTHLFRIDSDGNHLTRITSGDNFVLDSASFSHNFTAVALVAEDAFHMPELYVSDLAPLALRQVTHFTDQVRGWRLGTPTIVTWKSADGTPIEGVLYSPPTVDPNQMYPLIVDLHGGPADVSRAILSPAEPIYATQVFVAQGAFVLQPNYRDSSGYGAAFRSSSLENIGASESADVLSGVEDLLAKGHIDPKRIAVVGSSWGGYLTAFLATHTSRFIAASESSGITDLTTDYSVTDNPALFRQFFHGTPWVKGDIYRKNSPISTVTDARTPMLLQEGRDDRRVPPANAFELYRSLQDVGVDSRLIVYSGFGHGFNNPKEMRAAIQTNLDWFNHYLWKKEIPQDSPIWGSSEITH, encoded by the coding sequence ATGGAGCGCGTTTATAAATTCATCGCCGCAGCATTTGTCATTTCACTTCTTCCCATCGCGAATGCTCAGGAATCCCATATTCCTACGGTTGATGAATTGTTGAACCTTCGTTATGTCGGTTCGCCTGCGCTTTCTCCGGATGGGCAGTACGTGGCTTACGAGATCGAGCATCCCGACTGGCAGTCCGACAACTACGCTCAGGAGCTCGTCGTAGAGAACTTAAAAACCGGGAAGAGAGCGCCAGTTCCTTCATTGGAAGGTGTGCCTGGCAGCCCGGAATGGTCTCCCGATGGACGCTGGCTTGCCTTCGTCGAACATCCAAAGCAGGGTGTTGGCCAGATATGGATCGTGCCCGCTGAAGGCAGTGTGGCATGGCAAGTCTCTAAATCGGCGACAGACGTCGGACTGTTTCATTGGTCAGCCGATTCGAAACACATCGCCTTCCTCACAACGCAGCGTGACCATGCTGTAAACGGACGTGCAGAGAGGTTTGGCTCCTTCGAGGTCGTGGGGAAAGACTATCAACAGACGCAACTATGGTCGGTCGATCTTGAAGCAGCTTCAGGCCACATTGCGGCTCAGGTTCCTAGGGTCCTCGTCAGTTCGCCAGCATTCAGCATTGCTGATTTCTCGTGGTCGCCTGATTCAACAATGATTGCGTTCACAGCCGCCGGCACACCTCTGCTCACGGCATATTCCTCCCAGGATATCTACCTGCTCGACAGGACGAAGGGAAATGAAGTCAGAAAGATTGTCGGTTTGCCGAGTCCAGACTTCTCACCAATCTTCTCGCCAGACGGCAAGAAGATTGCCTTTCTCACATGGCTTGGACAGCGTGATTTCTTTTACTCAAACGTGCACATTGTCACGGTTGATGTCGAAGATGCATGGCAACGTCCAGTTACCGCGGCCGCGGCTGTACGAGATGTCACGGCCCGGTTCGACGAAAACCCCTCACTGCTCGGATGGAGTGGAAATAGCCTGTATTTCAGCGCGGAGCAAAAGACGAGTACACATCTTTTTCGGATTGATAGTGACGGAAACCATCTGACGCGAATCACTTCGGGTGACAACTTTGTACTTGATAGCGCCTCGTTCTCTCACAACTTCACGGCGGTAGCATTAGTAGCTGAAGACGCCTTCCACATGCCGGAGTTATACGTGTCCGACCTCGCACCGCTGGCATTGCGGCAGGTCACACATTTCACAGATCAGGTGCGAGGTTGGCGGCTGGGGACGCCGACGATCGTGACATGGAAAAGTGCCGATGGCACGCCCATCGAAGGTGTACTTTATAGTCCCCCTACCGTTGATCCCAACCAGATGTATCCATTGATTGTGGACCTTCACGGCGGTCCCGCGGATGTGTCCCGGGCAATACTATCGCCGGCGGAGCCCATCTATGCCACGCAGGTCTTTGTGGCTCAGGGCGCCTTTGTCCTCCAGCCCAATTACCGCGATAGCTCCGGTTACGGTGCAGCCTTTCGGAGCAGCAGCCTGGAGAACATCGGCGCTAGTGAGTCAGCTGATGTCCTCAGCGGAGTTGAAGATCTCCTGGCCAAGGGCCATATCGATCCTAAGCGCATTGCAGTGGTTGGGTCATCGTGGGGAGGCTATTTGACTGCATTTTTGGCTACCCACACAAGCCGATTCATAGCTGCATCGGAAAGTTCCGGCATCACCGATCTCACCACAGACTATTCTGTGACGGACAATCCCGCCCTTTTCCGACAGTTCTTTCACGGAACGCCTTGGGTCAAAGGTGATATTTACCGGAAGAACTCTCCCATCTCGACCGTTACGGACGCGCGAACTCCGATGCTATTGCAGGAAGGGAGAGACGATAGGCGCGTGCCACCAGCAAACGCCTTTGAGTTGTACCGCTCTCTTCAGGATGTCGGTGTTGATAGTCGTCTCATCGTGTATAGCGGATTCGGACATGGATTCAACAACCCAAAGGAGATGCGGGCAGCCATTCAAACGAATCTTGACTGGTTCAATCACTACCTCTGGAAAAAGGAGATTCCACAGGACTCTCCTATCTGGGGTTCGAGCGAGATCACCCACTAA
- a CDS encoding DUF4129 domain-containing protein has protein sequence MQRNSRNLTRNAAFAVTLALCATTALAAPALRSVSPAQLRTDISQLQSLVSACASQSASCDNAKVVSDEQIGDPAHPGGFEMHWDWLRTALNDAKTAKPESRKVLLHDAAAQLDELAQDETSPNGTATNEFDKARTQANNILSRPEFQGDDGPTWWERQKTKLLYGLERIFEGVSRIGSAAPWLGTLLEWLLFTSAAGLLLFFVLRGLARQRLRVALGEGATKATAWDREATDWAKMAEAHAAKHEWREAVHCLYWAAIVSLESRRAWTHNPTRTPREYVRLLKPGSPQQQGLRGLTQIFERVWYGLREADGEEYSRVRALYDNLAANEIGPSAATPGEAA, from the coding sequence ATGCAACGAAACTCTAGAAATCTAACCAGGAACGCGGCTTTCGCAGTAACGCTGGCACTTTGCGCGACCACAGCGCTTGCCGCCCCTGCGCTCAGAAGCGTCTCTCCGGCACAGCTTCGTACCGATATCTCGCAGCTTCAGAGCCTGGTCTCCGCCTGCGCGTCGCAGTCAGCCTCGTGCGACAACGCCAAGGTCGTGAGCGACGAACAGATCGGCGATCCTGCCCATCCCGGCGGCTTTGAGATGCATTGGGACTGGCTGCGAACCGCCCTCAACGACGCAAAGACCGCCAAGCCGGAAAGCCGTAAAGTTCTACTGCACGATGCCGCCGCTCAACTCGACGAGCTGGCACAGGACGAAACCTCCCCGAACGGCACCGCTACAAACGAGTTCGACAAAGCCCGCACGCAGGCCAACAACATACTTTCCAGGCCGGAGTTCCAGGGAGACGACGGGCCTACCTGGTGGGAGCGCCAGAAGACCAAGCTGCTCTACGGGCTGGAACGCATCTTTGAAGGCGTCTCCCGCATCGGCTCCGCCGCCCCCTGGCTCGGCACGCTGCTGGAGTGGCTGCTGTTTACCTCAGCAGCAGGCCTGCTGCTCTTCTTCGTGCTCCGAGGTCTGGCGCGGCAGAGGCTGCGCGTCGCCCTGGGCGAGGGCGCGACAAAAGCCACAGCCTGGGACCGCGAAGCCACCGACTGGGCAAAGATGGCCGAAGCCCACGCCGCCAAACACGAGTGGCGCGAGGCCGTGCACTGCCTCTACTGGGCCGCGATCGTGTCGCTGGAATCGCGCCGCGCCTGGACGCACAACCCCACGCGCACTCCCAGAGAGTACGTTCGTCTGCTGAAGCCGGGGTCCCCACAGCAGCAGGGACTTCGCGGGCTGACCCAGATCTTCGAACGCGTCTGGTACGGCCTTCGCGAGGCCGACGGCGAAGAATACAGCCGCGTCCGCGCGCTCTACGACAACCTTGCCGCCAACGAGATCGGTCCCTCCGCCGCAACTCCCGGGGAGGCCGCATGA
- a CDS encoding AAA family ATPase codes for MSGNGMGVAATTELFTRGQEQIGRVIAGQQEAVAQALLTMLCGGHALIEGVPGVAKTLAVKTLARFLGLEFRRVQGTPDMMPADILGTNVFSPKTGDFGFHKGPVFTQFLLTDEINRMPPRTQAALLESMEERQVTADGERHQLDECFTVFATQNPVEFEGTYPLPEAQLDRFLLKIKVEYPELADERTVLERHHAAHTGTGLSDIAIEPIPFELLAAARREIRSVQVEGAIFDYLLALVRRTREWPSLALGASPRASASLLLVAKAFAAREGRDFVIPDDVKEAAIPVLRHRLTLRPEAELEGFDTDRVVRDVLAATQVPK; via the coding sequence ATGAGCGGAAACGGCATGGGCGTAGCGGCAACCACAGAGTTGTTCACACGAGGGCAGGAGCAGATCGGGCGCGTGATCGCCGGCCAGCAGGAGGCCGTCGCACAGGCGCTGTTGACGATGCTGTGCGGAGGCCATGCACTGATCGAAGGCGTCCCCGGCGTAGCCAAGACGCTGGCCGTAAAGACGCTGGCGCGCTTCCTCGGTCTCGAATTCCGGCGCGTGCAGGGAACGCCCGACATGATGCCCGCCGACATTCTGGGCACCAACGTCTTCTCTCCCAAGACCGGCGACTTCGGCTTCCACAAGGGCCCCGTCTTCACGCAGTTCCTGTTGACCGACGAGATCAACCGCATGCCGCCTCGCACGCAGGCTGCGCTGCTGGAGTCCATGGAAGAGCGTCAGGTCACCGCCGACGGCGAGCGGCACCAGTTGGACGAGTGCTTCACCGTCTTCGCCACCCAGAATCCCGTCGAGTTCGAAGGCACCTATCCCCTACCTGAGGCACAGCTCGATCGCTTCCTGCTGAAGATCAAAGTCGAGTACCCGGAACTGGCCGACGAACGCACCGTCCTCGAACGGCACCACGCGGCACACACCGGCACAGGACTCTCCGACATCGCCATCGAGCCGATCCCCTTCGAGCTGCTAGCCGCCGCGCGGCGGGAGATCCGCTCCGTGCAGGTGGAGGGAGCGATCTTCGACTATCTCCTCGCCCTGGTACGGCGCACCCGCGAGTGGCCGTCCCTCGCCCTGGGCGCAAGCCCCCGTGCCAGCGCCAGCCTGCTGCTGGTAGCCAAAGCTTTCGCAGCCCGCGAAGGCCGCGACTTCGTCATCCCCGACGACGTAAAAGAAGCCGCCATCCCCGTCCTGCGCCACCGCCTTACACTAAGGCCCGAAGCCGAACTGGAAGGCTTCGACACCGACCGCGTCGTAAGAGACGTGCTAGCCGCAACCCAGGTTCCGAAGTAG
- a CDS encoding helix-turn-helix domain-containing protein, with protein MGSALLLQRIAGEISPEPVCQLFKSQVLAKVLTPAEFEFGLGTYDLSRCRYVPGEMILCRRNTEEWVRWRSSIQMLLITVPDDTMLSVAEEMGNGSRELHETPRLEDERIRALVAAAEAEQAAGSPAGRVYADSLGRALAAALLQSRGTLRRPMCTYRGGLSPVQLRRVTGFVYEHLHEDLSLLQMAEEAGLSPSYFSQMFRQSTGLAPHQFVLRARVERAKELLVCPDASVLDVALACGFQTQQHFARVFRALCKASPTEFRRRLV; from the coding sequence ATGGGCTCCGCACTCCTCTTACAGCGCATCGCCGGTGAGATCTCCCCCGAGCCGGTTTGTCAGCTCTTTAAAAGCCAGGTGCTGGCGAAGGTTCTGACTCCGGCTGAGTTTGAGTTCGGGCTGGGGACGTACGACCTCTCGCGATGCCGCTATGTGCCCGGAGAGATGATTCTGTGCCGGAGAAACACCGAAGAGTGGGTGCGCTGGCGCAGCTCGATCCAGATGCTGTTGATTACGGTACCGGATGACACGATGCTCTCCGTCGCCGAAGAGATGGGGAACGGCTCGCGGGAGCTGCATGAGACACCGCGCTTAGAGGATGAACGAATTCGCGCGCTGGTGGCGGCTGCCGAAGCCGAACAGGCGGCGGGATCTCCGGCGGGGAGAGTCTATGCGGACTCCCTTGGGCGTGCGCTGGCAGCGGCGTTGCTGCAATCGCGAGGAACGCTGCGCAGACCGATGTGTACCTATCGCGGAGGCTTGAGCCCGGTGCAGCTTCGCCGGGTGACTGGATTTGTCTACGAACATCTGCATGAAGACCTGAGCCTGCTGCAAATGGCAGAGGAGGCCGGACTCAGCCCGTCGTACTTCTCGCAGATGTTTCGGCAGTCGACGGGACTGGCTCCGCATCAGTTTGTCCTGAGGGCGCGGGTGGAGCGGGCCAAGGAGTTGTTGGTGTGTCCGGACGCGAGTGTTCTCGATGTGGCGCTTGCCTGTGGTTTCCAGACGCAGCAGCACTTCGCGAGAGTGTTTCGGGCGCTTTGTAAGGCGAGCCCTACGGAGTTTCGGCGACGGTTGGTCTAG